A single window of Aspergillus puulaauensis MK2 DNA, chromosome 5, nearly complete sequence DNA harbors:
- a CDS encoding MFS transporter (COG:U;~EggNog:ENOG410PUQI;~InterPro:IPR020846,IPR001958,IPR011701,IPR036259;~PFAM:PF07690;~TransMembrane:12 (i20-43o63-81i93-115o121-140i152-174o180-200i271-288o300-322i334-355o367-386i421-440o446-468i);~go_function: GO:0022857 - transmembrane transporter activity [Evidence IEA];~go_process: GO:0055085 - transmembrane transport [Evidence IEA]), translated as MAVGTQRLPWGYTWRSSQSFIIATATISLFSECFLFGFIVPILPYMLETRLHLDPSRTQTFTTTLLALYGVISLLTAPFIAHFADKTPSRKIPLLLCLAACSSGTILVASARAVWVLMAGQVLQSLASSAVWIVAFATLVDNVDGENKGKVTGTAMSIVGTGIFAGPMVSGILLELFGYWPAWSAALLLLSVDFFARLVMIDNRSAVPVSSDSNLDADVDADSNEHESQERTALLADQQSDTQTTAEGQKRDTNPESPRGFYSIMLRNPQIVASICNSLIMSTILASFDTTLPLHVRAVFGWGSLPVGLLFLGLNLPAIILGPAIGWTRDHLGLHWPTTIGWALTTPLLWLMAVPGEELPWGKLEKGGQGVFIGAIVGLGFAFALTRGAGSFQMMSVVHDLESKNPAIFGPYGGNSRLSSLTEVPFTVGMVLGPLLSGGFSELIGYYYMSCILAVASLLVTVSSWMYLTAGPGSKGGEERRLVGEDGNISS; from the exons ATGGCGGTTGGCACGCAGAGGCTGCCCTGGGGCTACACATGGCGTTCGTCGCAgtccttcatcatcgccacggccaccatCAGCTTGTTCTCTG AATGTTTCTTGTTCGGATTTATCGTGCCAATTCTCCCGTATATGCTCGAGACGCGCTTGCATCTCGATCCGTCACGGACTCAAacattcaccaccaccctcttGGCCCTCTACGGCGTCATCTCTCTTTTGACAGCTCCATTCATCGCCCATTTCGCCGACAAAACTCCCAGCAGGAAGATCCCGCTCCTGCTATGCCTCGCAGCATGCTCGTCGGGCACTATTCTTGTCGCCTCCGCCCGGGCCG TCTGGGTTCTCATGGCAGGCCAGGTCCTTCAGTCTCTGGCCAGCTCCGCCGTATGGATAGTCGCATTCGCAACCCTGGTCGATAATGTCGACGGCGAAAACAAGGGAAAAGTGACGGGGACTGCAATGTCCATCGTCGGAACCGGAATCTTCGCAGGCCCTATGGTGTCGGGCATCCTCCTGGAGCTGTTCGGATATTGGCCTGCATGGTCAGCTGctctgctcctcctctccgtaGACTTCTTTGCCCGTCTCGTCATGATCGATAATCGATCGGCCGTACCGGTATCATCGGACTCGAACTTGGACGCGGACGTGGACGCGGACTCGAATGAGCACGAGTCCCAGGAACGCACTGCCCTCCTCGCTGATCAGCAAAGCGATACTCAAACTACCGCCGAAGGCCAAAAAAGAGATACTAATCCCGAATCACCCCGCGGCTTCTACAGCATAATGCTCCGCAACCCCCAAATCGTCGCCTCGATATGCAACAGCCTCATCATGTCCACTATCCTCGCCAGCTTCGACACCACACTACCCCTGCACGTCCGCGCCGTCTTCGGCTGGGGCTCTCTGCCCGTcggtcttctcttcctcggcctcaACCTGCCGGCTATCATCCTCGGGCCCGCGATCGGGTGGACGCGCGACCACCTTGGTCTCCACTGGCCAACGACAATCGGGTGGGCGCTGACAACGCCTTTGCTTTGGTTGATGGCTGTTCCGGGGGAGGAGTTGCCCTGGGGAAAATTGGAGAAGGGTGGGCAGGGTGTTTTTATTGGCGCTATTGTTGGGCTGGGGTTTGCGTTTGCGTTGACGAGGGGTGCTGGGTCGTTTCAGATGATGT CCGTCGTCCATGACCTCGAATCGAAAAACCCCGCTATATTCGGTCCGTATGGTGGGAACTCGCGACTGTCAAGTCTGACCGAAGTCCCGTTTACTGTCGGGATGGTGCTTGGGCCGTTGCTGTCGGGGGGTTTCTCGGAGCTTATTGGGTATTATTATATGAGTTGTATACTGG CGGTGGCGTCGCTGCTTGTTACGGTATCGTCGTGGATGTATCTCACGGCGGGGCCAGGGAGTAAGGGAGGTGAGGAGAGACGGCTTGTgggggaggatgggaataTTTCTTCCTAG
- a CDS encoding uncharacterized protein (COG:S;~EggNog:ENOG410PXSX;~TransMembrane:7 (o12-35i47-78o98-122i134-160o180-202i214-234o246-267i)): protein MTTFPVQTHDQRAVLGVAIAFSVLSVVAVCLRLLAHKLAHKKWTISDWFLIAACIFGVGLQSISITGVIQAGIGYGHVQDIAIDPNYGLEPITKLSKLIIPLQFLWVLSLSCTKISILFLYLRIFPVRWLIISSYTTMSIIVAWAIATILAGCLICRPFAFNWDKTIPGGYCGNQVSSFTATGVINLVTDVAVLVLPMSSLYKLQMALYKKITLITVFGLGLVTCIISALRIAVLSSMNFNDITYTIPRANIFSGIEPCLAVTLASIPMMRPLLGRTNTTPIGTGATPVKSRSRSKGSGGGHLGKGSRGTNEDGFQPLDDDTRQLWLRPLGPKHYAGISVQDRGDGDGVGVEEDERELVGSGRGDGRGFGRGIRVKQEWGVDESR from the exons ATGACCACCTTCCCCGTCCAAACGCACGACCAGCGGGCTGTTCTCGGCGTTGCTATTGCGTTCTCTGTCCTCTCTGTCGTCGCTGTCTGCCTCCGTCTCCTGGCTCACAAGCTGGCCCATAAGAAATGGACTATCAGTGACTGGTTCCTCATCGCAGCATGT ATCTTCGGCGTCGGGCTGCAATCCATCAGTATCACCGGCGTAATCCAAGCTGGAATCGGCTACGGCCACGTCCAGGACATCGCCATAGACCCCAACTACGGCCTGGAGCCCATCACAAAGCTATCCAAGCTGATCATCCCGCTGCAATTCCTCTGGGTGCTCAGTCTCAGCTGCACAAAGATCTCCATTCTCTTCCTATACCTCCGGATATTCCCCGTCCGCTGGctcatcatctcctcctACACAACAAtgtccatcatcgtcgcctggGCAATAGCAACCATCCTAGCCGGCTGTCTGATCTGTCGCCCTTTTGCGTTCAACTGGGATAAGACCATCCCGGGGGGGTACTGCGGCAACCAGGTCTCCTCGTTCACAGCGACGGGCGTTATCAATCTCGTCACGGACGTTGCAGTTCTTGTCCTCCCAATGAGCAGTCTATATAAACTCCAGATGGCGCTGTATAAGAAGATCACCCTGATTACCGTGTTTGGATTGGGTCTTGT AACATGCATAATCTCCGCCCTCCGCATCGCCGTCCTCTCCAGCATGAACTTCAACGACATCACATACACAATCCCGCGCGCCAACATCTTCAGCGGCATCGAGCCCTGTCTCGCCGTGACCCTCGCCTCCATACCCATGATGCGTCCGCTACTAGGGCGCACGAATACCACGCCCATCGGGACCGGCGCTACACCGGTCAAGTCGCGCTCGCGCTCGAagggcagcggcggcggacaCCTGGGCAAGGGCTCAAGGGGGACAAACGAGGATGGGTTCCAGCCGCTGGATGATGATACGAGGCAGCTGTGGTTGAGGCCGTTGGGGCCGAAGCATTATGCGGGGATTTCGGTGCAGGATAGgggggatggtgatggggttggtgttgaggaggatgagaggGAGCTTGTTGGTTCTGGGAGAGGGGATGGGAGGGGGTTTGGGAGGGGCATTCGGGTTAAGCAGGAGTGGGGGGTGGATGAGAGTCGGTGA